One genomic window of Salvia miltiorrhiza cultivar Shanhuang (shh) chromosome 4, IMPLAD_Smil_shh, whole genome shotgun sequence includes the following:
- the LOC131019369 gene encoding uncharacterized protein LOC131019369 — protein sequence MASTVVAEKTEEELRKEIDELRRQQREITERLRDPRGIRRGGLSGAGPRNFAVNGSRQRGFVRPAERNDADDQPPAKRRLSSAVVKVEDGEITEGGPEAATDVEEKEVAFDTREAVNTNGSQGERKPSNNWSQRDGNQRSAKMDFEIPPAEHVPRVLPKDEDPTVVSRNKRMLGQLLGTLERFRKEDVQLSGTEAYMRRSDSLKRAEQRAREESEKLRLQEREQIAEKRKRDLTLRARIAAKAEEKNMELLFLRWSEHHKKLGNFIRTKAEPPIYYSFAKPLDEDASSAEQQKEKMFQEWKYARREELSQYQKQILEQYVANVDKELERWQNGRKGRRPNNAMANLQETMDKELETHQLEHGPKTRKIPDQSNNEDEDDVEDINVAEDDMMDDVLGVDDNGRRVDETEKPETGNSPPEDKKDE from the exons atggCCAGCACGGTGGTGGCCGAGAAGACAGAGGAAGAGCTTCGGAAAGAGATCGATGAACTCCGCCGCCAACAGCGGGAG ATTACGGAGCGCCTACGAGATCCCAGGGGTATTCGCCGCGGTGGCTTATCGGGCGCCGGACCACGCAATTTCGCCGTCAATGGCAGCCGTCAACGTGGCTTTGTTCGACCT GCTGAGAGGAATGATGCTGACGACCAGCCTCCAGCAAAAAGGCGACTCTCTTCAGCTGTGGTGAAG GTTGAGGATGGAGAGATAACCGAGGGAGGTCCTGAAGCTGCGACAGATGTGGAAGAGAAAGAAGTAGCATTTGATACAAGAGAGGCTGTAAATACCAATGGAAGCCAGGGTGAGAGAAAGCCGTCTAATAATTGGTCTCAGAGGGATGGTAATCAGCGGTCGGCTAAAATG GACTTTGAAATCCCTCCTGCTGAACACGTGCCAAGGGTATTGCCTAAGGATGAGGACCCTACTGTGGTCAGCAGGAATAAGAGGATGCTTGGCCAGCTTCTTGGCACGTTAGAG aggttcaggaaagaggACGTGCAACTATCGGGCACGGAGGCATATATGAGGAGATCTGATTCTCTGAAAAGG GCTGAGCAACGGGCACGTGAAGAAAGTGAAAAACTAAGGCTACAAGAGCGTGAACAGATTGCAGAAAAGCGGAAGAGAGATCTG ACCCTCAGAGCACGTATAGCTGCAAAGGCAGAGGAAAAGAATATGGAACTGCTGTTTCTTCGGTGGAGTGAGCACCACAAAAAACTTGGAAATTTCATAAG GACTAAGGCTGAACCTCCGATCTATTACTCGTTTGCAAAACCTCTGGATGAAGATGCATCTTCGGCTGAGCAGCAGAAAGAAAAA ATGTTTCAAGAGTGGAAATATGCTAGGAGAGAGGAACTGTCGCAATATCAGAAACAGATTTTGGAGCAGTATGTTGCAAATGTGGACAAGGAACTGGAAAGGTGGCAAAACGGGAGGAAAGGTAGAAGACCAAATAACGCTATGGCAAACTTACAGGAGACAATGGACAAAGAGCTAGAGACCCATCAACTCGAGCATGGTCCCAAGACTAGAAAGATACCTGATCAAAGTAACaacgaagatgaagatgatgtgGAAGACATAAATGTTGCAGAGGATGACATGATGGATGATGTGCTGGGTGTCGATGATAATGGGCGAAGGGTTGATGAAACAGAGAAACCAGAAACAGGTAATAGTCCACCCGAGGACAAGAAGGACGAGTAG